Part of the Sphingobium sp. TKS genome is shown below.
GCCACCGTCGACGCGGTAGCGGCCCGACTCGGCTTGCCGCTGCTGGTCGTCCGGCGCGGTGCGGGCGATATGGTCGCGCGGTGGGAACAACGCTTCGAGAGCGGCAAACGCCGCTACGAGGCGCTCGAAACCTACAATCTCATCGGGCCATGGTCGTCATCCTCGCTCCGCTTCTGCACCTCGGAGATGAAGGCCCAGATCATCGGACCGGAGTTGGCGCGCCGCTTCCGCGGAGAAACGATCGTGTCCGTCGTCGGTCTGCGCCGCGAGGAAAGTGCCGTCCGGCGCACGACTCCCATCTCGCGCATCGACGACCGCTTCGCCAAAGCCCGAAATCAAGCGGGCACCCGCATGATCAGCTGGCATCCGTTGGTCGATTGGACCGCCGATCAGGTTTTTGCGGCCCATGAGCGGCACGATCTCCCGCTCCACGAAGCCTACTGCCGCTATCATTCGACGCGTCTCTCCTGCGCCTTTTGCGTGCTCGCCTCGGGCCGCGACCTTGAGGCTGCCTCCCGTGCCAGCTCTAACCGCGATCTCTACCGCCATCTCGTGTCGATCGAGGCCCATTCGACATTCTCCTTCCAGCCGCAACGCTGGCTTGCAGACGTTGCGCCCGGACTCCTGCCCGCTTCCTTGCAGAAGGACATCGAACGGGCCAAACGCGATGCGGCCGGGCGCCGACATATCGAAGCAGCGATGCCGGTAGGGCTGCGCTTCGTCAAAGGCTGGCCGCCACGCATGCCCAGCCTTGCCGAGTCCACGCTGATCGCAGCTGCCCGCTCGCGGATCCTGCGCCGGCACAACCTCGACGATCTGTATCCCGACGCGGCGGCAGTACGAACCCGTTTCGCCGCTCTGATCGCCGCCAAGCACGGCCGGGCCACGAAGACCGCCATTCCGCGTCCCTGAAGCGCCGCCATTTCGCCGTCATCATGCGCTATCGTCGCAACGAGGACCCCATGCTCGATGGCCGATCCAGCACGCGCCGATCAACCCGCGAACTCACCCGCGAACAAGCGATCCGCTTTGCCGAGGGCGACCGCTAGAAATCGCTCTCGCTTTGAGGAATGCGCCCTCTTTCAGCTCGGACAGGATTGTCTATGCATGCCGTTCACGCGCTTCATGGAAGGCGTGAGCGCCTTGCTCCGCCGCCCGGTCTTTACTCATGAATTTGCCAATCCGGACGTCCTGTGGGCCGAGTTTTGCCAGTAATGGCCCGCGTCTGACATCATCACGATCATCCAGCGGATTCGATGGGATGATCGCGATTTTGATCGAAGCCCACGATCGCGAGCCGCGAACTAGCGCGTGACACCAAGCGCGTCCTCTTTCACCCGACCTAGTTCAAGGTCCGCTCGCCATGCATGAGCGGATATCGCGAACGCATCTCCTCGACCTTCCTGATCTCGGCAATCTTCCGCTGAACAACGCTTTCGGACAGACCAACCCGCCGCGCAATGTCCTTGCGCGTCAGACCCTCCCGGTCGTGTAGATCCCTCAGCGCGCCGGCGCGCTCCAGCGCTTCACGCCGCTGCGTCGCCAGATGCGCGCGGGCTGCCAGGGCTGCCTCCATCCTGCGGCGGTCTTGCTCGGTCTCGCGCTCCAAAGCGTGGCCCCAGGACCAGCCGAACATCTTCATCGCGGCGTAGAGATCAAAATAGCAGCGGCGGCCGAAATTGGGCACTCTCAACATGTCGCGTGCCGAAACGACCGCCACATCGCCGAGCCGAAGCGCTTCAATCGCAATTCCGCCCGGTCCCTCTCCCGGTTCGAACCAGCGAGTAGCCGTCACCAGGCAACCATATGTTCGGATGCTGATCAGATCCCAAGCGCTGAGCGCAACGATCAGGGGATTGGCCATCGGCACCGCGGATGATCCGCTCTCGAGAAGAGCTCCAGACGTCGCATGTTTCGACATCATCCGGCAAGTTTCTCCAGCAAGCATCGGCGCCGGCTGATCCGGCGGTTCAAGCTCAGCGCCAAGCCAATATTGCCACAACGCCTGCAGCCATCAACAGTTGACGCGCCATTTTGGATGAAATCTCCGCCTCGGGCGCCTCAACGCTTTCCGCGACAGGCTCTTCTGAACCATCCATTGCCCAATCCGGATTCTCGCGCGTCGTTGGTTCGAACATCCGCGCGTCGCGAAGGGAAGCGGAGAGGGGGGGCGATGGGCGGGCGTGACGACGCGTCCGTACGCCGGGAGCCACCTCCGTGTCCTACGATATCGCTTTTCGCTTCCAACAGGCGCTCGATCCTGCCGCCCTCACGACCTTGTCGGCCTGCCTCCATGCGCTGACCGCCGCCATCGAGGACTGCCGCAACGCCGGCAAATCCTCGGACACCGATCCTGCGGTGTTGCTGCTCGCACGGCACCTTGGAACGGTCGCCGCTGGACTCGGCGCCAACGATACGACCCTGCGTCGCGCCTGCATGGACGCAGTTGCCGAGCTTCGGCGCCGGCCCGCGCTGATCGCGCTCGCGCACAAGGGCGTCAGCTACGATGCGCCCGCCAAGAAGCTCTTCCACAGCGACGGCCGCAAGGCCCTCAAGCGGCTCGCCGCGGCGCTCGGTCTTGCCGATGACAGCTACGACATCCGTTCGAACAAGGCCGGACCGGCAGCCAGCGGCGATATCACCCTGCATGGTGAGGAAGTCTACGTCCAGCTGAGTCTCAGCGCCCTCGGTCCCGGTCATGAGGTCATGTTCCGCCGGGTCAAGGGCCGCAAGGACCACTGCGGCGATCGGAATCGCTGGGCATCGGTCCATGACCTCCTCCAGTGCGATCGCTTCGCCGCGCGACTGCGCCGCGAACTCCACCTCACAGAACCCGACGCTGCGCCCGCTCGGCTCGTAGCCTGAGGAAATCTCCCATGGACATTATCGTCACACGGACCCGCATCCGCGGGACGCTGCCCTTTTATGAATATCGCGCCCTGGTCCCTGCCGAGGATATCGGCACGGATCGACGCGCTTTGGTCAGCTGCGTTGCCGCACCGCGCGTGGCGGGTCGCCTGGCCTGTGTTCGCCTGGCCCAAATCATCGCACCGGACCGCTATTTCCTCATTCCCGATGGCCGACGGCGCGCACTGGCGGCCGATATCGGCCTGCTGGCCAAGCGTCTCGAGACCGCGGCGGTACGCACCATCTTCCCTGAAATGACTGCGGACCTCCTGCCCGTCGTCTTCCTCCTCGACAGCGATCCAGGGAACGCATGCACCTGGACATCGATCAAGGATCTCACCGCCGCTTTCGATCGGCTCGCAGCAAATCCCTCGATGCCGACGGCATCCGACCTCGGCCTCGCCGCCGACTGCGCCCGGCAAGCAGCCTGATCGCGCGTCCAGCTCAGTTCACTGGAGTAGAAACGATGATATCCGCCACCAGCGACTTCGCACTCGAGACCGCCGCTTGCCTCTGGGAAGCCGTGCTCGCAATGCGCGACTATCGCGGCGTCGACGCCGACTGCATCGCGCGTGGCGCCGCCATTCAGAATGCTTTCGGCACGCTCGGAACAGCTGCCGTCCGGCTGCTCGTGATCGGATGGACGCCGGTAGTCGATGCCGCCTGGGCTCGGATCGGCTCGGACTACCAGTTCTGCTTCGACTGGGATTTCGTTCCTGCCTGGATCATCGACAATGTCGACTGGTCCGACCCCAGCGCTCCTCGCCTGGCCCAGGACAGCGCATCGCGACAATCGTTTCTCATTCAGATTCCGATGCAGCTTTCGGCGATCGTTCGCACCGGCGATGGGCTCACCTCTGCGCAGCATCTCGCCGGCTTGCTTCTCCAATCCATCGAATGCGTCGACCAGCCCGCGCCCGATGAAGCCGTCGCGGCCGCGATCCCAAGCTTCAGCCTTGTCCGCGCCAGCGCCGCCATCACCCTCAACCCGATTTTCGAGGAGGATTGAACGATGCTCATCTATGTCACAAGCGGCCGGCATTTCGCGCATCCGTCTATCCTTCGCCGCCATTTCGGAACCTTTCGGGCCGCGCGAGAAGCGGCCGCCGAAATGGTCAATCTCCTGCGGGACTCCATAGACCGCGACAGGCT
Proteins encoded:
- a CDS encoding phosphoadenosine phosphosulfate reductase domain-containing protein, with product MPKPCPAIRPCPGSAPAVALDPAILATIERHAWFAFSLSGGKDSTVAAHATIALLDRLGHPPDRRLAIHADLGRAEWRSTPATVDAVAARLGLPLLVVRRGAGDMVARWEQRFESGKRRYEALETYNLIGPWSSSSLRFCTSEMKAQIIGPELARRFRGETIVSVVGLRREESAVRRTTPISRIDDRFAKARNQAGTRMISWHPLVDWTADQVFAAHERHDLPLHEAYCRYHSTRLSCAFCVLASGRDLEAASRASSNRDLYRHLVSIEAHSTFSFQPQRWLADVAPGLLPASLQKDIERAKRDAAGRRHIEAAMPVGLRFVKGWPPRMPSLAESTLIAAARSRILRRHNLDDLYPDAAAVRTRFAALIAAKHGRATKTAIPRP
- a CDS encoding DUF7736 domain-containing protein; translation: MADPARADQPANSPANKRSALPRATARNRSRFEECALFQLGQDCLCMPFTRFMEGVSALLRRPVFTHEFANPDVLWAEFCQ